A region from the Serinibacter arcticus genome encodes:
- the trpB gene encoding tryptophan synthase subunit beta, translating to MSTSSPTPPVPPSTPLADASGPYFGDFGGRWVPEALVAALDELTEVWQKAVLDPEFTDELRRLQRTYVGRPSPLTEVPRFAERIGGVRVFLKREDLNHTGSHKINNALGQALLVKRMGKTRVIAETGAGQHGVATATVCALLGLECVVYMGEKDTQRQALNVARMRLLGATVVPVTIGSRTLKDAVNEALRDWVANVETTHYLLGTAAGPHPFPQMVRDFQRVIGEEAREQLLERTGSLPTAVLACVGGGSNAIGIFNAFLDEPAITLFGFEAGGRGTGEGEHAARFAGGSVGVLQGAKSYVLHDEDGQILPTDSVSAGLDYASVGPEHAWLHDLGRVTYQPVTDAEAMDAFRLLCLTEGIIPAIESAHALAGAIRVADSVRATHTGEDLPILLINLSGRGDKDVATAGRWFDVLDAADAADAEAREGRA from the coding sequence GTGTCCACCAGCTCTCCCACGCCCCCCGTCCCGCCGTCCACGCCCCTGGCGGACGCGAGCGGTCCCTACTTCGGTGACTTCGGAGGGCGCTGGGTCCCCGAGGCCCTGGTCGCCGCCCTCGACGAGCTCACCGAGGTCTGGCAGAAGGCCGTGCTCGACCCCGAGTTCACCGACGAGCTGCGCCGCCTGCAGCGCACCTACGTCGGGCGCCCCTCGCCCCTGACCGAGGTGCCGCGCTTCGCCGAGCGGATCGGCGGGGTCCGCGTCTTCCTCAAGCGCGAGGACCTCAACCACACCGGCTCCCACAAGATCAACAACGCGCTCGGTCAGGCGCTGCTGGTCAAGCGGATGGGCAAGACCCGGGTCATCGCCGAGACCGGCGCCGGCCAGCACGGGGTGGCGACGGCGACCGTGTGCGCGCTGCTGGGTCTCGAGTGCGTCGTGTACATGGGGGAGAAGGACACGCAGCGGCAGGCGCTCAACGTCGCCCGCATGCGACTGCTCGGCGCGACCGTCGTCCCGGTGACGATCGGCTCCCGCACGCTCAAGGACGCGGTCAACGAGGCGCTGCGCGACTGGGTCGCCAACGTCGAGACGACGCACTACCTCCTCGGCACCGCGGCCGGCCCGCACCCGTTCCCGCAGATGGTGCGCGACTTCCAGCGCGTCATCGGCGAGGAGGCGCGCGAGCAGCTCCTCGAGCGCACCGGCAGCCTGCCGACCGCGGTCCTCGCGTGCGTCGGCGGCGGCTCCAACGCCATCGGGATCTTCAACGCCTTCCTCGACGAGCCCGCGATCACGCTGTTCGGGTTCGAGGCCGGCGGTCGTGGCACGGGCGAGGGTGAGCACGCCGCGCGGTTCGCTGGTGGCTCGGTCGGCGTCCTCCAGGGCGCGAAGAGCTACGTGCTGCACGACGAGGACGGGCAGATCCTCCCGACGGACTCGGTCTCGGCCGGCCTGGACTACGCGAGCGTCGGCCCCGAGCACGCGTGGCTGCACGACCTCGGGCGGGTCACCTACCAGCCCGTGACGGACGCCGAGGCGATGGACGCCTTCCGGCTGCTGTGCCTGACCGAGGGGATCATCCCCGCGATCGAGAGCGCGCACGCGCTCGCCGGCGCGATCCGGGTCGCCGACAGCGTCAGGGCCACCCACACGGGCGAGGACCTGCCGATCCTGCTCATCAACCTGTCCGGGCGCGGCGACAAGGATGTGGCCACCGCCGGACGCTGGTTCGACGTGCTGGACGCGGCGGACGCCGCCGACGCCGAGGCCCGGGAGGGACGCGCATGA
- the lgt gene encoding prolipoprotein diacylglyceryl transferase: MSLADGAVVLAAGIPSPPEHTWHLGPLPLRAYAIAILIGGILAWYLLVRRYRERGGPVDKLGDVVVWAVVLGILGARIYHVITSPDAYFGPDGDPWLIPQIWNGGLGVWGAIALGAVGAWIGCRRAGLRLAPFADSLAPGLLVAQAVGRIGNYFNQELYGSETTLPWGLQIDAHPGVLFHPTFLYELIWNLLAAAVLIWIDRRFRLGHGRVFLLYVVLYTAGRGWIEALRIDEAQLIGGLRLNVWTSIIVFVAALVAFVAVGRRSPGRETGDELWLPGRAPDVADAGVEGDASATSADPATGATTRSGDEDEPDVEPDELEQALDARRHRAPDRPAPGPRTTEE; this comes from the coding sequence ATGAGCCTCGCCGACGGCGCGGTCGTGCTCGCCGCGGGGATCCCGAGCCCGCCCGAGCACACCTGGCACCTCGGACCGCTGCCGCTGCGCGCCTACGCGATCGCCATCCTCATCGGCGGGATCCTCGCCTGGTACCTGCTCGTGCGCCGCTACCGCGAGCGCGGCGGCCCGGTGGACAAGCTGGGCGACGTCGTCGTCTGGGCCGTCGTGCTCGGCATCCTCGGGGCCCGGATCTACCACGTCATCACCTCGCCCGACGCGTACTTCGGCCCCGACGGCGATCCCTGGCTGATCCCGCAGATCTGGAACGGCGGACTCGGGGTCTGGGGCGCGATCGCGCTCGGCGCCGTGGGCGCCTGGATCGGCTGCCGCCGCGCCGGGCTGCGGCTGGCGCCGTTCGCCGACTCGCTGGCCCCCGGCCTGCTCGTCGCGCAGGCGGTCGGGCGGATCGGCAACTACTTCAACCAGGAGCTCTACGGCAGCGAGACCACGCTTCCGTGGGGGCTGCAGATCGACGCCCACCCCGGCGTCCTGTTCCACCCGACGTTCCTGTACGAGCTGATCTGGAACCTCCTCGCCGCGGCCGTGCTCATCTGGATCGACCGCCGGTTCCGCCTCGGTCACGGCCGCGTGTTCCTGCTGTACGTCGTGCTCTACACGGCGGGCCGCGGCTGGATCGAGGCGCTGCGCATCGACGAGGCCCAGCTGATCGGCGGGCTCCGGCTCAACGTCTGGACGTCGATCATCGTCTTCGTGGCCGCGCTGGTCGCGTTCGTCGCCGTCGGGCGGCGCAGCCCCGGGCGCGAGACCGGTGACGAGCTGTGGCTGCCCGGGCGGGCGCCCGACGTCGCCGACGCAGGAGTCGAGGGCGACGCGTCGGCGACCTCCGCCGACCCGGCGACCGGTGCCACCACGCGGTCGGGGGACGAGGACGAGCCCGACGTCGAACCCGACGAGCTCGAGCAGGCGCTGGACGCGCGGCGGCACCGTGCCCCGGACCGTCCAGCACCTGGCCCCCGCACGACGGAAGAGTAA
- the trpA gene encoding tryptophan synthase subunit alpha, whose product MSTTTRVTSGAVLDASRASGRASLVGYLPLGYPDLETSVEAARAMVHAGVDVVELGLPYTDPVLDGPVIQQAAEQALARGLRTRDVFGAVERIAETGAAVLVMSYYNPILRYGVDAFARDLAAAGGAGLITPDLVPDEGADWIAASDVHGLDRVFLVAPSSTTERLVLTAEASRGFVYAASVMGVTGTRTSVGEAAERLVADTRAAGAPRVCVGLGVSTPEQAAEIATYADGVIVGSALVRALGPDGDVAALAATAAALATAVGR is encoded by the coding sequence ATGAGCACCACCACCCGCGTGACGAGCGGGGCGGTCCTCGACGCCTCCCGCGCGAGCGGCCGCGCCTCGCTCGTCGGCTACCTGCCGCTCGGTTACCCCGATCTCGAGACCTCCGTCGAGGCAGCGCGCGCCATGGTGCACGCGGGCGTCGACGTCGTCGAGCTGGGGCTGCCGTACACCGATCCCGTGCTCGACGGTCCGGTGATCCAGCAGGCCGCGGAGCAGGCCCTGGCGCGCGGGCTGCGCACGCGCGACGTGTTCGGCGCCGTCGAGCGGATCGCCGAGACCGGCGCCGCCGTGCTGGTGATGAGCTACTACAACCCGATCCTGCGCTACGGCGTCGACGCGTTCGCGCGCGACCTGGCCGCCGCGGGTGGGGCCGGCCTGATCACCCCCGACCTGGTGCCTGACGAGGGCGCCGACTGGATCGCCGCCTCGGACGTGCACGGACTGGACCGCGTGTTCCTCGTCGCCCCGAGCTCCACCACCGAGCGCCTCGTGCTGACGGCCGAGGCGAGCCGCGGCTTCGTCTACGCGGCGTCGGTGATGGGCGTGACGGGGACCCGGACCAGCGTGGGCGAGGCCGCCGAGCGGCTCGTCGCCGACACGCGCGCCGCCGGCGCCCCGCGGGTCTGCGTCGGGCTCGGCGTCTCGACGCCGGAGCAGGCGGCCGAGATCGCCACCTACGCGGACGGCGTCATCGTCGGCTCGGCGCTCGTGCGCGCCCTGGGGCCCGACGGCGACGTCGCCGCCCTCGCGGCCACCGCGGCCGCGCTCGCCACGGCGGTCGGGCGATGA